The proteins below come from a single Tachypleus tridentatus isolate NWPU-2018 chromosome 13, ASM421037v1, whole genome shotgun sequence genomic window:
- the LOC143239842 gene encoding zinc finger BED domain-containing protein 5-like, translated as MSKKRTYSDAFLRYGFVNLPSGGEDRPQCVVCHKVLTNESLKPSKLSAHLQKCHPNLQNEDQAYFQRRAVALKNIQFGSSGIQAQKLQAAVEASYFVAYKVAEQQKCHTIADNLIMPCAYEMVSKVCGEDQAKKLSVISLSNNTIRRRVDDMASDILSQVTTEIKESSYSKFSLQFDESCDVASCAVLLGFVRYVHQDKIKEEFLLCEDLLTTTKREDIFNIINSFFTTNELDWNSVQQVSVDGAPSMMGRNRGLRGLIQAVNPEISVDHCIIQRYSLGSKNLPGNLKLVFEDVLKIVNFIKSMDVNSRIFRELCKEMGEQYQVLLYHTDVRWLSRCKVEWLARLCYLADIFAELNSDDLQLQGQNTTVIDAHHTVTAFLGKLRLWIRRLEKGVIAQFPTLDQTNILVSSDSMKNAV; from the exons atgtctaaaaagcgcacctactctgacgcctttcttcgctatggctttgtgaatttaccttctggtggagaggatcggccacaatgtgtagtatgtcacaaagtgttgacaaatgaaagcctcaagccatcaaaactctcagctcacctccagaagtgccatccaaatcttcaaaatgaggatcaggcttattttcagcgccgggctgtagcactgaagaatatccagttcggttcatctggaattcaagcccaaaagcttcaagctgcggtcgaagcatcttactttgttgcatataaagttgccGAACAACAAAAATGCCACACCATTGCAGATAATCTGATTATGCCTTGTGCATACGAGATGGTAAGCAAGGTATGTGGGGAGGATCAAGCGAAGAAACTGAGTGTCATAtctctatcaaacaacacaatccgccgacgagtcgatgacatggcatcagatattctgtcccaagttacaacagagattaaggaaagctcatatagcaaattctccttgcaatttgatgaatcatgtgacgtagccagttgtgctgttctccttgggttcgttcgttacgtccaccaggacaagatcaaagaagagttcctattatgcgaagatctgctgacaaccacgaagagagaagatatcttcaatatcatcaacagtttctttaccacgaatgaattggattggaacagcgttcaacag gtctccgtcgatggagcaccgtcgatgatgggtcgtaatcgtggattacggggcctcatacaagctgtgaatccagaaatttctgtagatcattgcatcattcagcggtactctcttggatcaaaaaacctgcctggtaatctgaaattagtgtttgaagatgtgttgaaaatcGTCAATTTCATTAAGTCCATGGATGTGAATTCGCGCATATTCAGGGAGCTGTGCAAGGAAATGGGAGAGCAGTATCAAGTTTTGCTCTACCACACCGATGTTCGCTGGTTGTCACGATGCAAGGTT gagtGGCTTGCTCGACTTTGTTACTTGGCTGACATATTTGCGGAGCTGAACAGTGATGATCTGCAACTCCAGGGCCAAAACACGACTGTCATTGATGCCCATCACACTGTGACTGCATTTCTGGGAAAACTGAGACTCTGGATTCGACGCTTGGAGAAAGGAGTGATCGCTCAGTTTCCCACCCTAGacca GACTAATATCCTGGTGTCTTCTGATAGCATGAAGAACGCAGTTTAA